One part of the Mesomycoplasma conjunctivae genome encodes these proteins:
- a CDS encoding IS1634 family transposase yields MKKSKKDAKRQWRTSISRIVKGEYLSIGIPKPDNKGFKIRFGYGYISELQKFHPDPVTTIKAIISNLPLSLTKEEAKIKLDSIYKGKKPIKQEAIEKFKGYEIIEKLFTHFDIFKDCRVTKSTTLKDVVSQLIYQRIKRPLSVYSTYKSMKKENLETFSKNSFYRSLDYISENKNTILRNINLKIKDKINRNINVLWFDSTTSYFETFKRDGYKKPGFSKDGKFKEDQIVIGMATDENGIPLHYKVYPGNTADSKTFIPFMLEIAKIYNVNNVTIVADKGMSVNSNIRFLESMNWGYIISYRMKASNNSFKEYVLDENEYIINGSLKYKTREIASFFNKKRPNGHVRNQIVTFSTKRALKDKNDREILIENFTKKMNKNGLVSYENLAGSKKYKFFKPVNKGAFYELDEEKIIEDSKFDGFYVYETNRRDLSVPEIIEIYSKQWQIESNFKTFKGTLLLRPVYLSTWNHIIGYICLCFISLVFLNYLIYILNNTLGLAGKSKITEHKLINVIRDVKELEIYIDKQKVQSIKIYNDELSESWEIYKLLLDIFIKENIE; encoded by the coding sequence ATGAAAAAATCTAAAAAAGACGCAAAAAGACAGTGAAGAACCTCGATTTCAAGAATAGTTAAAGGTGAATATTTGTCAATTGGTATACCAAAACCAGATAATAAGGGATTTAAAATACGATTTGGATATGGTTATATCAGTGAATTACAAAAATTCCACCCAGATCCAGTAACTACTATTAAGGCAATAATATCTAATTTGCCCTTATCCTTAACTAAAGAGGAAGCCAAAATCAAGTTAGATTCTATTTATAAAGGCAAAAAACCAATAAAACAAGAGGCAATTGAAAAATTCAAAGGGTATGAAATTATTGAAAAGTTATTTACTCACTTTGACATCTTTAAAGATTGTAGAGTAACAAAATCTACAACTCTTAAAGATGTAGTTTCACAGTTAATTTATCAAAGAATTAAGCGACCTCTTAGTGTGTATAGCACTTATAAATCAATGAAAAAGGAAAATTTAGAGACATTTTCCAAGAATTCATTTTATAGATCGCTCGATTATATTTCTGAGAACAAAAACACCATTTTAAGAAATATAAATCTAAAAATTAAAGACAAAATTAATAGAAACATTAATGTTTTATGATTTGACTCAACAACATCTTATTTTGAAACGTTTAAAAGGGACGGCTATAAAAAACCAGGATTTTCAAAGGATGGAAAATTCAAAGAAGATCAAATTGTAATTGGCATGGCAACTGATGAAAACGGAATACCACTGCACTACAAAGTTTATCCAGGAAATACTGCTGACTCAAAAACTTTTATCCCTTTTATGCTAGAAATTGCAAAAATTTACAATGTAAATAATGTAACAATTGTTGCTGACAAAGGAATGAGCGTCAATAGTAATATTAGATTTTTAGAGTCGATGAATTGAGGATATATTATTTCATATAGAATGAAGGCTTCTAACAATTCATTTAAAGAGTATGTTCTTGATGAAAATGAATATATAATAAATGGATCACTAAAATATAAGACAAGAGAAATTGCATCATTTTTTAATAAAAAAAGACCTAATGGTCATGTTAGAAATCAAATAGTAACATTCAGTACAAAAAGAGCATTAAAAGACAAAAATGATAGGGAAATTTTGATTGAAAATTTCACGAAAAAAATGAATAAAAATGGTTTGGTATCATATGAAAATTTAGCAGGAAGTAAAAAATATAAATTCTTCAAGCCAGTAAACAAAGGCGCTTTTTACGAACTTGATGAAGAAAAAATAATTGAAGACTCTAAATTTGATGGTTTTTATGTATATGAAACAAACAGAAGGGATTTAAGCGTTCCTGAAATCATTGAAATATACTCAAAACAATGACAAATTGAATCAAATTTTAAAACATTTAAAGGAACTTTATTGCTTAGACCTGTATATTTGTCAACCTGAAACCATATAATAGGTTATATTTGCCTTTGCTTTATATCATTAGTTTTTCTAAACTACTTGATTTATATTTTAAATAATACTTTAGGACTAGCAGGAAAAAGCAAAATAACTGAACACAAATTAATTAATGTAATTAGAGATGTAAAAGAGTTAGAAATTTATATAGATAAACAAAAAGTTCAATCTATAAAGATATACAATGATGAACTATCAGAAAGTTGAGAAATATACAAATTACTTTTAGACATCTTTATAAAAGAAAACATAGAATAA
- a CDS encoding MAG4270 family putative restriction endonuclease produces the protein MSATLRWSKLKIKSKHFSVNKDKPQFKGKIFFVYDIESLVIHHFYIQINSCVMSKLVTKKHREDHEQYHINRTSCCYYKKREEFFNSLEQKVVQKDRKDRSKIYSQDDLQILDNDEIVHLNQLLLKPNFLTTIKNLYKFIYGSNPSGELFMPENAPIILDDEGNFDKNMSYFALFFTHYSDFKNNNYEYDGIYKDIDLLDGKNYFDRFKDAPNNSKLYKVYQSLVKLTSNKFSIESGKKVLAEIKEYLSLDQINSLVKKERIKIKNIKIDSINILDLDKQIPLDKAHIFPVERIKDKIVKLVNRENYNLTSHQVKYFVKKITEAHNLIALDKKSHSQFDTNKFTWDSNNGKLVINCCNSPQTCKHISNEITDLPKEKITGDILYNLYLRNSIVKN, from the coding sequence ATGAGTGCAACTTTGAGATGGAGTAAATTAAAAATTAAAAGCAAACACTTTTCAGTAAACAAAGATAAACCACAATTTAAAGGGAAAATATTTTTTGTTTATGATATTGAAAGTTTAGTAATTCATCATTTTTATATTCAAATTAATAGTTGTGTCATGTCTAAATTAGTAACTAAAAAACATAGAGAAGACCATGAACAATACCATATTAATAGAACAAGTTGTTGCTATTATAAAAAAAGGGAAGAGTTTTTTAATAGTCTCGAGCAAAAAGTTGTTCAAAAAGATAGAAAAGATAGATCTAAAATTTATAGTCAAGATGATTTGCAAATCTTAGATAATGATGAAATTGTACACTTAAATCAACTATTATTAAAACCAAATTTTTTAACCACAATTAAAAATTTATATAAATTTATCTATGGTTCCAACCCAAGTGGAGAATTATTTATGCCTGAAAATGCTCCTATTATTTTAGATGATGAGGGAAATTTTGATAAAAATATGAGTTATTTTGCACTCTTTTTCACACATTATTCTGATTTTAAAAATAATAATTATGAATATGATGGTATTTATAAGGATATTGATTTATTAGATGGTAAAAATTATTTTGATAGATTTAAAGATGCTCCTAATAATTCAAAACTTTACAAAGTTTATCAATCATTAGTAAAACTCACTAGTAATAAATTCAGTATAGAAAGTGGCAAGAAAGTTTTAGCAGAAATTAAAGAGTATTTATCATTAGATCAAATTAATTCTTTAGTAAAAAAAGAAAGAATAAAAATTAAAAATATTAAGATAGATTCTATTAATATTCTTGATTTGGATAAACAAATTCCTTTAGACAAGGCACATATTTTCCCAGTTGAAAGAATTAAAGATAAAATAGTAAAACTAGTAAATAGGGAAAACTATAATCTTACTAGTCATCAAGTAAAATACTTTGTTAAAAAAATCACAGAAGCTCATAATTTAATAGCTTTAGATAAAAAGTCACATAGTCAGTTTGATACAAATAAATTTACATGAGATTCCAATAATGGAAAATTGGTGATTAACTGTTGCAACTCGCCACAAACATGCAAGCATATATCTAATGAAATTACCGATCTTCCAAAAGAAAAAATTACTGGTGATATTTTATATAATCTCTATTTAAGAAATTCTATAGTAAAGAACTAA
- the dcm gene encoding DNA (cytosine-5-)-methyltransferase translates to MTLLSLSLSLSKNNKNNHYPWYSDINQVNQIPKNIDIFTYSFPCQDLSTQGLQKGLNPSTRSGLLWQIKRILENNLDNLPKVLLMENVKNLASQKFRGEFNNWINFLKTLGYNSKWKILNSADFGSSQNRQRVFMVSWLTNKKFEWPATIKHNNNLKKILDLTHLPNEENLASKIFKYQLTSPRITNSSIKKREIINFTKFNSENYIYYPDFFGPTLTASGANSRLKFWIQENYIREINFYESFKYMGFTERDAHKIYKTNLVQPKSIIFLAGNSISIEVLKALFEKIVLLLEKE, encoded by the coding sequence ATAACCCTGCTCTCTCTCTCTCTCTCTCTCTCTAAGAATAATAAAAATAATCATTATCCTTGATACTCAGATATTAATCAAGTTAATCAAATACCTAAAAATATAGATATTTTTACTTATTCTTTCCCTTGCCAAGATTTATCGACACAAGGATTACAAAAAGGCCTTAATCCTTCAACAAGAAGTGGACTACTTTGGCAAATTAAAAGAATTTTAGAAAATAATTTAGATAATTTACCTAAAGTTTTGTTGATGGAAAATGTAAAAAATTTAGCTAGTCAAAAATTTCGTGGTGAATTTAATAATTGAATTAATTTTTTAAAAACTTTAGGCTACAATAGTAAATGAAAAATTTTAAACTCTGCTGATTTTGGATCGTCTCAAAATAGGCAAAGAGTTTTCATGGTTTCTTGGTTGACTAATAAAAAATTTGAATGACCAGCAACAATAAAACATAATAATAATTTAAAGAAGATTTTAGATCTTACTCATCTACCAAATGAAGAAAATCTAGCTAGCAAAATTTTTAAATATCAACTAACAAGCCCTAGAATAACAAACTCAAGTATTAAAAAAAGGGAAATTATTAATTTTACTAAATTTAATTCTGAAAACTATATTTATTATCCTGACTTTTTCGGACCTACACTTACAGCCTCAGGGGCTAATTCTAGACTTAAATTTTGGATTCAAGAAAACTACATAAGAGAAATAAATTTTTATGAGTCCTTTAAATATATGGGTTTTACAGAGCGTGATGCTCATAAAATTTATAAAACAAATTTAGTTCAACCAAAATCTATAATATTTTTAGCTGGTAATTCAATATCTATCGAAGTTCTAAAAGCACTATTTGAAAAAATTGTTTTGCTTTTAGAAAAGGAGTAA
- the dcm_N gene encoding DNA (cytosine-5-)-methyltransferase N-terminal subunit, whose translation MKKITIFEAFAGLGSQLRALKLVGKNLNFEVESLGIIEWYIHAIISYQIINYEVLPPDTKTPIEVIIDQLSSLRVSIDSKNLVSKNYFQKMKEDKLRKIYPYFLKMLNNPALSLSLSL comes from the coding sequence ATGAAAAAAATAACTATTTTTGAAGCTTTTGCTGGTCTAGGATCGCAATTGCGTGCACTCAAACTGGTAGGAAAAAATCTAAATTTTGAGGTTGAATCATTAGGAATTATTGAGTGATATATTCATGCTATTATTTCTTATCAAATTATTAATTATGAAGTCTTACCACCAGATACAAAAACACCAATAGAAGTAATTATTGATCAACTTTCTTCATTAAGGGTTTCAATAGACAGCAAAAATTTAGTGTCTAAAAATTATTTTCAAAAAATGAAGGAAGATAAATTGCGTAAAATTTATCCTTATTTTTTAAAAATGCTCAATAACCCTGCTCTCTCTCTCTCTCTCTCTCTCTAA
- a CDS encoding PTS sugar transporter subunit IIA, with amino-acid sequence MILKKENIFINQSFENKDSVFDFLSIIFVTNRATTIEYKESMIKRDLDSSVAIGNYLALVHGDFQGQKYILENSIIFIHLKDDLIWDNQPIRFVIGLALNNKDQMEYIEKIGLAFFDIDNVNKLLNKANLTKDDVIEFLQ; translated from the coding sequence ATGATACTTAAGAAGGAAAATATTTTTATTAACCAATCATTTGAAAATAAAGATTCAGTATTTGATTTTCTTAGCATTATTTTTGTAACTAATAGAGCAACTACTATTGAATATAAAGAGTCAATGATAAAAAGAGATTTGGATTCTTCAGTTGCTATTGGAAATTACTTAGCGTTAGTTCATGGTGATTTCCAAGGTCAAAAATATATTCTTGAAAATTCCATTATTTTTATCCATTTAAAAGATGATTTAATATGAGACAATCAACCTATTAGATTTGTTATCGGACTAGCACTTAATAATAAAGATCAAATGGAATATATTGAAAAAATCGGACTTGCTTTCTTTGATATTGATAATGTTAATAAATTATTAAATAAAGCTAATTTAACAAAAGATGATGTAATAGAATTTTTACAATAA
- a CDS encoding mannitol-1-phosphate 5-dehydrogenase, which translates to MKAVHFGAGNIGRGLIARIYQQNNIEMIFVDVNPDLVNNLNQQKTYKIIEITSNQEFHISNFHALHVNDENLIEHLKSADFVSTSIGVNNLAKLQPIFNKLSEVETHLKQIICFENGFQISSLFAKMLKTNNFWTFVDVTVDQIIPNINKSSLDVIVENHYEIVLNDLDQQHKLDFVIYSKNLQYFAIRKFLLVNVLHSTLAYLGFRKGYKFIHETLQDSTILHFIDGLKKVLFSIVLKHSQNQNVDLESYFQTNISRFKNKELKDEITRVARNPITKIGKNERFDILLQEAKKLHLDSNKLDIIYQCFANILGFNFSQDQQSFNMQRELDNDAYEFLKKHTNLEEYEIHKVLIMYKKEGKNDT; encoded by the coding sequence ATGAAAGCAGTCCATTTTGGTGCTGGAAATATAGGACGTGGTCTTATTGCCCGCATTTATCAACAAAATAATATTGAGATGATTTTTGTTGATGTCAATCCTGACTTGGTTAATAATTTAAATCAACAAAAAACCTATAAAATTATAGAGATTACAAGCAATCAAGAGTTTCATATCTCCAATTTTCATGCACTCCATGTTAATGATGAAAACCTAATTGAACACCTCAAATCTGCTGATTTTGTTTCAACATCAATAGGTGTTAATAACCTTGCTAAACTACAACCAATTTTTAATAAATTATCAGAAGTAGAAACTCACTTGAAACAAATAATTTGTTTTGAAAATGGTTTTCAAATTAGTAGTTTGTTTGCAAAAATGTTGAAAACAAACAATTTTTGAACATTTGTTGATGTCACAGTTGATCAGATTATTCCCAACATTAACAAATCTAGTTTAGATGTTATTGTTGAAAATCATTACGAAATTGTATTAAATGATCTTGATCAACAACACAAATTAGATTTTGTTATATATAGCAAAAATTTACAATATTTTGCTATTCGTAAATTTTTACTTGTAAATGTTTTACATTCAACTTTGGCCTATCTTGGATTTAGAAAAGGCTATAAATTTATACATGAAACGCTTCAAGATTCGACTATTTTGCACTTTATTGATGGTTTAAAAAAAGTCTTATTTTCAATAGTTTTAAAGCACTCTCAAAATCAAAATGTTGACCTTGAGTCCTATTTTCAAACAAATATTTCTAGGTTTAAAAATAAAGAGTTAAAAGATGAAATAACAAGAGTAGCAAGAAATCCTATTACTAAAATTGGCAAAAATGAGCGTTTTGATATTTTATTACAAGAAGCTAAAAAACTTCATTTAGATAGTAATAAATTAGATATAATTTATCAATGTTTTGCAAATATTTTAGGCTTTAATTTTTCTCAAGATCAGCAATCTTTTAATATGCAAAGAGAACTAGATAATGATGCTTATGAATTTCTAAAAAAACATACTAATTTAGAAGAATATGAAATTCACAAAGTGTTAATTATGTACAAAAAAGAAGGAAAAAATGATACTTAA
- a CDS encoding PTS mannitol transporter subunit IICB — protein MENILKKIKIRIQTFGGGLSSMIMPIIGIFIAWGLLTSFFIPTGWIPNEQLATMVGVGIIYIIPVLICFLGGFKIYQYRGGAIAGIAAIAAISAGQSSIFAQITGGSAPMLLSVMIFGPLSAWILKHSEKFWINKIPSGYQMLINNFYLGILGFILLFPIYYISIYGVGYLIKALGIITSQIGEWKAYPLVALIVEPAKILFLNNAINHGVFTTLGSIEVTEHGKSILFLLESNPGPGLGLLVFYLIFGKDKSVKSQAGSSIPIHFFGGIHEVYFPFALLRPILIIALILGGAFGNAMFQLFGVGAVAPVSPGSIIAQYIQVEKTTTSIIGLTIGIFGSAIVSFLAALGINFLEKLLKRKQESISLEQAQEIIKDEKSYKNKGKIINYDHIVFACDAGMGSSVMAASIFKKMLKEAQFNSVEVTNSSISNLSGDEQVIITIESLQQRVYEKNPSAKIITLDQFLNKQAYEKIIAEMKANQ, from the coding sequence ATGGAAAATATATTAAAAAAAATTAAAATTCGTATTCAAACTTTTGGTGGTGGACTCTCCTCAATGATTATGCCAATTATTGGTATTTTTATTGCATGAGGTCTTCTTACTTCCTTTTTTATTCCCACAGGTTGAATACCTAATGAACAATTAGCAACAATGGTGGGAGTTGGAATTATTTACATAATTCCTGTTCTTATTTGCTTTTTAGGTGGTTTTAAAATTTACCAATATCGCGGGGGTGCAATTGCTGGTATTGCCGCAATTGCCGCCATTTCTGCTGGTCAATCTAGTATCTTTGCCCAAATCACAGGTGGAAGCGCACCAATGTTATTATCAGTAATGATTTTTGGCCCACTTTCTGCTTGAATTTTAAAGCATAGTGAAAAATTTTGGATTAACAAAATTCCTTCTGGTTACCAAATGCTGATTAACAATTTCTATCTAGGAATTTTAGGTTTTATCCTTTTATTTCCAATTTATTATATTTCAATTTATGGAGTTGGTTATCTAATTAAAGCATTAGGTATCATCACCAGTCAAATAGGAGAATGAAAAGCCTATCCTTTGGTAGCACTCATTGTTGAGCCAGCAAAAATTTTATTTTTAAATAATGCAATTAATCACGGTGTCTTTACAACACTAGGTTCTATCGAAGTAACCGAGCATGGTAAATCGATTTTATTTTTACTTGAGTCCAATCCTGGACCTGGTTTGGGATTGTTAGTATTTTACTTGATTTTTGGGAAAGATAAGAGTGTCAAAAGCCAAGCAGGATCTTCAATTCCGATTCACTTTTTTGGTGGAATTCATGAGGTTTATTTCCCTTTTGCACTTCTAAGACCAATTTTAATTATTGCCTTGATTCTCGGTGGAGCTTTTGGTAATGCTATGTTTCAGTTGTTTGGTGTCGGTGCTGTTGCTCCAGTCTCACCAGGATCCATAATTGCTCAGTATATTCAAGTTGAAAAAACTACAACTTCTATCATTGGTTTAACTATAGGAATTTTTGGTTCTGCCATCGTTAGTTTTTTAGCCGCATTAGGAATTAATTTTCTAGAAAAACTTCTCAAAAGAAAACAAGAAAGTATTTCTCTAGAACAAGCTCAAGAAATCATCAAGGATGAAAAAAGCTATAAAAATAAAGGCAAAATAATAAATTATGATCACATTGTCTTTGCTTGTGATGCGGGTATGGGCTCATCAGTCATGGCTGCTTCTATTTTTAAGAAAATGCTCAAGGAAGCACAATTTAATAGTGTTGAGGTAACTAATTCATCAATTTCTAACTTAAGTGGTGATGAACAAGTTATTATTACCATTGAAAGTTTACAACAAAGAGTTTATGAGAAAAACCCTAGTGCTAAAATTATTACTTTAGATCAATTTTTAAATAAGCAAGCTTATGAGAAAATAATTGCTGAAATGAAAGCAAATCAATAA
- a CDS encoding MurR/RpiR family transcriptional regulator: MYHNLINMLTRYSQQNHNIIDKKIAQFLLDNLDKINHLNLNIIANNVNCSKSNITKFAKKLNFRGIKDLLPTLDKNYSYLRMKKVRLSNNFEENDALVWYHNLIQLNIEQLYLLNKNAVYQLTKLILRKKHIILFGKGSNLDVINVFANYLSKMQFHVDYHYDFEVQQKWITKNMENSVCIFFSFSGLHNDIDDLVNQVYNKKCDLVAFTSNYESYLYKKAHISLLTTQNEDVLDNHTSARIAFLYLIMQVINLLNISVQ, encoded by the coding sequence ATGTATCATAACTTAATTAATATGCTAACAAGATATTCACAGCAAAATCACAATATTATTGATAAAAAAATTGCTCAATTTTTGCTTGATAATTTAGATAAAATTAATCATCTCAATTTAAATATTATTGCCAATAATGTCAATTGTTCAAAATCAAATATTACTAAATTTGCTAAAAAACTCAACTTTAGAGGAATTAAGGATTTGCTTCCAACTCTTGATAAGAATTATTCTTATTTAAGGATGAAAAAAGTAAGACTGAGCAATAATTTCGAAGAAAATGATGCACTTGTCTGGTACCACAATCTTATCCAACTAAACATTGAGCAGCTCTATCTCTTAAATAAAAATGCTGTTTATCAGTTGACTAAATTAATCCTTAGAAAAAAGCACATCATTTTATTTGGTAAAGGATCAAATTTAGATGTAATTAATGTGTTTGCTAATTATCTCTCAAAAATGCAATTTCATGTAGATTATCACTATGATTTTGAAGTCCAACAAAAATGAATTACAAAAAACATGGAAAACAGTGTATGTATATTTTTTAGTTTTTCTGGACTTCACAATGATATTGATGATTTGGTAAATCAAGTTTATAATAAAAAGTGTGATTTAGTAGCTTTTACTTCGAATTATGAATCTTATTTATATAAAAAAGCACATATTAGTCTATTGACTACACAAAATGAAGATGTTTTAGATAATCACACATCAGCAAGAATTGCATTTTTATATCTTATTATGCAAGTAATTAATTTATTAAACATTAGTGTGCAATAG
- a CDS encoding type I restriction enzyme HsdR N-terminal domain-containing protein, whose translation MSKWNTVVKHFNANLESSESEIQKLWVDIFTEIFGYGKLQGNIRTNLAISIGSGRNIKPDIVLRREGKNVCLIELKQETIKLSPKIENQLFSYLKQTKIKIGLIISDKIYLYSYQYDKNDSEQLRFEIPFVDNNIDGEFLINLLSYKSFDDKAITQFIEEKINHISKVKDIISVLSKNFVLNVLKDYFNNQYNHLEIEDALNSIEIQINAKHNILNKIQQIKQLEAKSEVPKQDLFFEKVNKKEDIFTKIDLDILKENGRKKAIYIRKFLKEHQYVDDSFIINFATVNKNKKKYWLEPKQEVLKSNWLFILDDNVESRLYIFKILDNDIANEKFYLRHKGKLTFLELTIMHKDSKFLCYPGKLDFTKWLVKTIDYK comes from the coding sequence ATGTCAAAATGAAATACAGTTGTTAAACACTTTAATGCAAATCTAGAATCAAGTGAAAGTGAAATTCAAAAATTATGAGTTGATATTTTTACTGAAATTTTTGGTTATGGTAAGTTACAAGGAAATATTAGAACTAATTTGGCAATATCAATTGGTTCGGGAAGAAATATTAAACCTGATATTGTTCTTAGACGCGAAGGTAAAAATGTTTGTTTAATAGAGTTAAAACAGGAAACAATTAAATTAAGTCCAAAAATTGAAAATCAATTATTTAGTTATCTCAAACAAACTAAAATTAAAATTGGCTTAATTATTAGTGATAAAATTTATCTGTATTCATATCAATATGACAAAAATGACTCTGAACAATTAAGGTTTGAAATTCCCTTTGTTGACAACAATATTGATGGTGAATTTTTAATAAATTTATTATCATATAAATCCTTCGATGATAAAGCAATAACTCAATTTATAGAAGAAAAAATTAATCATATTAGCAAGGTCAAAGATATAATAAGTGTTTTATCTAAAAATTTTGTGCTTAATGTTTTAAAAGATTATTTTAATAATCAGTATAACCATTTAGAAATTGAAGATGCACTAAATTCTATAGAAATTCAAATTAATGCTAAACATAACATTTTAAATAAAATTCAACAGATAAAACAATTAGAAGCAAAATCTGAAGTGCCAAAACAAGATTTATTTTTTGAAAAAGTGAACAAAAAAGAAGACATTTTTACCAAAATAGATTTAGATATTTTGAAAGAAAATGGTCGAAAAAAAGCAATTTACATAAGAAAATTTTTAAAAGAACATCAATATGTAGATGATAGTTTTATCATTAATTTTGCCACAGTGAATAAAAACAAGAAAAAATATTGACTTGAGCCAAAACAAGAAGTTTTAAAATCAAATTGGTTATTTATTTTAGATGACAATGTTGAGTCCAGACTTTATATTTTTAAAATTTTAGACAACGATATTGCCAATGAAAAGTTTTACTTAAGACACAAAGGTAAACTAACATTTTTAGAGCTTACAATTATGCACAAAGATTCCAAATTTTTGTGTTATCCTGGAAAATTGGATTTTACAAAATGATTAGTGAAAACTATTGATTATAAATAA
- a CDS encoding ATP synthase epsilon chain, whose product MKKIKVKIFDKNGIFLEQDTDIVTLKTQVGYRGIMHGATPLIANLVPSILYLGSKNNNQIRYEIQEGVVHSDKQEVQIFLSGIKVLDK is encoded by the coding sequence ATGAAGAAAATTAAGGTTAAGATTTTTGATAAAAATGGCATTTTTCTTGAACAAGATACTGACATTGTTACTTTAAAAACCCAAGTTGGATATCGTGGAATCATGCATGGCGCTACGCCACTAATTGCTAACTTAGTACCTTCAATTTTATATTTAGGTAGTAAAAATAATAACCAAATTCGCTATGAAATTCAAGAAGGTGTTGTTCATTCTGATAAGCAAGAAGTACAAATTTTTCTTTCTGGCATCAAAGTTTTAGATAAATAA